A stretch of DNA from Ewingella sp. CoE-038-23:
TAAATTATGCCTGCTAATCTTAGCAGGCATAATGTTAAGCAGAATCTAGGGGCGTAGCTCAGTTGGTAGAGCACCGGTCTCCAAAACCGGGTGTCGCGAGTTCGAGTCTCTCCGCCCCTGCCATATAAAGGCCCTTTGCGAAAGCGAAGGGCTTTTTTTTATGCTTTAAACAAACCTGCTAAACCTGCCAATATCTCCTCGCACTCACTTCTTATTTTGCTCACAAAATAGCCACAACCCGAATGTGAGACAGGCTTTTTCATCATTTATCTTTTAGTTTATGACGTAGTTTCAACCAATCTTTGGATGGAAAACCCTCAAATATGGTGAGTGTCTGGATCCCCAGAGTGGGATATTCGATCAATTTTGAAGGGATGAAAGAGTAGCGAAGTTAAGGAATTAAAGGCGCTTTAATGCTTTCAATGGCGCCAATGATGCCGAATAAAGTTATTGAAATTGATGCACTGAACGTTTACGGGAAAGCTTAAAGGTGCTGTGCTAAATCATCACAGGTGGGTCATTAAAGGCGTTTTGAGCAATTGACGAATCAACACCTGCTGATCGCTGCTTTGTAGCCACACGGCATACAGAGGCCGAATAACAGGAGGGATCTCATGGTAAGGCGACAATTGTGGGTACTCTTTTGCCCAATGTGTCGGCAGATAAGCACAGCCTCCGGTAGTCTCTAACAACTGGCGCGTCAGGTGTGCTGACGTGGTGGTTAGGACAGGTTCCTGCTCATTGGTCTGCATTTTGCTTTCTTGTTGCGTGAAATCTGCACCCCATTCCAAACGCACGTACGGCGCATGTTCGGTCTTGTCATGCTTGGCTGAAGCGAAAAGACGTAACGAGAAATTACCTAGCAGCTGGCTGGAAAGCTCATCCATCTTGGGTGGTTCTGTGGTGATGAGGAGATCTAACTGTCTTTCATGCAGCTGCTTAACCAGAGAGTGCCGCAGTGCCACGCGTGCTTCGAGGCGCAATGCTTCACGCTGGGTGTAAAGAGATTGCAACCAAGGTGTTAGATAGGCTTCCCAGAGCGAAGCCGTAGCCCCGATAGACAATTCTGTGTGCTGTAGAGAGCGTACAACCTCTTTTTTAGCCATTTGCCAGGTGGACATGAGGTTTTCAGCATACGGAAGTAAACGCTCGCCAGCGGGCGTTAAGCGAATGTTATTGCGATGGCGTGTGAATAAATTTGCCCCAAGCTGGGTCTCCAGTTGGCGGATGCGAAAACTGACTGCTGATTGCGTCAAATAGAGGGATTCAGCGGCTCTACCAAAGTGGCGCGTTCTACTCACCTCCAAAAAGGTTTTCAGTAATTCCGTATCCAAAACTATCTCCAATATTTTTTGTCGTTAAGATTTAAATGTTTTGTTTTACACATTGTCAAGCCTATCTAATACTCCGCGCCATAACAGCACGACCATGAGAGAATTAGGAGCGTGTCAGATGGCGGAAAGCTTCATCACGACAAATCGTTTTTTTGACAATAAACACTACCCTCGCGGGTTCTCCCGGCATGGCGATTTCACCATTAAAGAAGCGCAAATGCTAGAACGTTACGGCTTTGCTTTCAATGAGCTGGACTTGGGAAAACGCGAACCTGCAACCGAGGAAGAAAAGCTCTTTCTTGAGGTCTGCCGCGGCAGCCGTGATCCGGCAACCGAAGCGGAAAAAGTGTGGAATAAATACATTACTCGCACACGTCGCCCGAAGAAATTCCACACGTTGTCTGGCGGTAAGCCGCAAGCTGACGCCGTGGAAGATTACACGGAAAGCGATGATTAATGAAACGGGGCTTTGCCCCGTTTTTTTATGCCAGGCTTTTGTGTAACTTCAGCAGCAATCTATCCATACATCTGTAGCTTAGCGCTTCAGAGATATGGGCTTTCTCAATCATAGCCTGATTATTGAGATCGGCTATTGTTCTCGCCACTTTAAGAATGCGATGCCATGCCCGAACCGATAATCCTAGCTTGTGCAGCACCCCTTCCAGAAATTCAGCATCTTCCTTTTTAAGCTCACAAAATTTTTCTACTTCACTGCTATTCATGTGCGCATTGATTTTCCCTGCTCGGGCCAACTGGCGCTCACGGGCATCGATCACTCGCTCACGCACCTGTGCGCTGCTCTCTTTGGCGCGAGAGCCTAACCTTTGGCTTTGCAAACTCAGAACGCCCGGTGGCAGTAGCGGCACTTCAATCGATAAATCAAAACGGTCGAGAAAGGGGCCTGAAAGCCTGCTGAGATAACGAAGTACCTGTTGGGGGGGAGTACGGTTATGTACCCCTTGGTAATGACCTGTAGGGCTAGGATTCATGGCGGCAATGAGCTGCGCTCTGGCGGGATAACGCACCTTAGCGCGGGCGCGGGAGATGGTGATCTCGCCTGACTCCATGGGCTGTCGCAGCGCATCAAGCACTTTGCGTTCGAATTCCGGCAGTTCATCAAGAAACAGAACACCATTGTGTGCCAACGAAATCTCGCCAGGGCGGGGCAAAGAGCCTCCGCCGACCAAAGCACTCATGGAGGTACTGTGGTGGGGAGCGCGGAAAGGGCGGCTGCGTGAGAAATTCCCATTCTCTTCTGGGTTGTAGACCAGACTGGCTATTGCCGCTGTCTCCAAGGTTTCTTGATTGCTTAAGGGGGGAAGCAGCGCCGGCAGGCGGCTTGCCAGCATGGTTTTCCCAGTACCCGGCGGGCCAATCAGCAACAGGTTATGGCCACCGGCGGCGGCCACTTCTAAGGCCCGCTTGGATTGCTCCTGCCCAATGATGTCAGCAAGGTCGGGCTGATTCGCATAGATATCAGGGGGGTCGACGCGCTCGACGTTGCACAAATCCGCTTCCCCCTGTAAGAACGCGCAGACCTGCAGAAGATGATCGGCGACTTTGGCGACGCCCGTCTCCAGCAGAGACATCTCTTGGCGATTATCTTGGGGGAGGATTAACCGTCGGCCCTCTTTTTGAGCTTCCAAGGCAGCAGGAATAGCGCCATTTACGCCGCGTAACGCTCCTGAAAGGCCTAACTCCCCCACGAACTCATACTCATTCAACTTATCCCCTGAAAGCTGCTCAGAAGCGACGAGAATGGCTAGCGCGATGGATAAGTCATACCGGCCACCCTCCTTAGGCAAATCGGCGGGAGCCAGATTG
This window harbors:
- the hdfR gene encoding HTH-type transcriptional regulator HdfR, with amino-acid sequence MDTELLKTFLEVSRTRHFGRAAESLYLTQSAVSFRIRQLETQLGANLFTRHRNNIRLTPAGERLLPYAENLMSTWQMAKKEVVRSLQHTELSIGATASLWEAYLTPWLQSLYTQREALRLEARVALRHSLVKQLHERQLDLLITTEPPKMDELSSQLLGNFSLRLFASAKHDKTEHAPYVRLEWGADFTQQESKMQTNEQEPVLTTTSAHLTRQLLETTGGCAYLPTHWAKEYPQLSPYHEIPPVIRPLYAVWLQSSDQQVLIRQLLKTPLMTHL
- a CDS encoding YifB family Mg chelatase-like AAA ATPase — protein: MALAVVHTRASLGVQAPGVSVEVHISNGLPALTLVGLPETTVKEARDRVRSAIINCGFTFPAKRITVNLAPADLPKEGGRYDLSIALAILVASEQLSGDKLNEYEFVGELGLSGALRGVNGAIPAALEAQKEGRRLILPQDNRQEMSLLETGVAKVADHLLQVCAFLQGEADLCNVERVDPPDIYANQPDLADIIGQEQSKRALEVAAAGGHNLLLIGPPGTGKTMLASRLPALLPPLSNQETLETAAIASLVYNPEENGNFSRSRPFRAPHHSTSMSALVGGGSLPRPGEISLAHNGVLFLDELPEFERKVLDALRQPMESGEITISRARAKVRYPARAQLIAAMNPSPTGHYQGVHNRTPPQQVLRYLSRLSGPFLDRFDLSIEVPLLPPGVLSLQSQRLGSRAKESSAQVRERVIDARERQLARAGKINAHMNSSEVEKFCELKKEDAEFLEGVLHKLGLSVRAWHRILKVARTIADLNNQAMIEKAHISEALSYRCMDRLLLKLHKSLA
- a CDS encoding DUF413 domain-containing protein, with product MAESFITTNRFFDNKHYPRGFSRHGDFTIKEAQMLERYGFAFNELDLGKREPATEEEKLFLEVCRGSRDPATEAEKVWNKYITRTRRPKKFHTLSGGKPQADAVEDYTESDD